A genomic segment from Bradyrhizobium diazoefficiens USDA 110 encodes:
- the map gene encoding type I methionyl aminopeptidase encodes MTISDDNDLTRLKEIGRIVANTLEAMGKALEPGMTTSELDQIGRRFLETAGARSAPELAYAFPGATCISVNEEIAHGIPGDRRIARGDLVNIDVSAEKNGLFADTGASFAVPPVTRAIERLCRDGRRAMWTGLRQVGAGKPIAGIGQAIGTFARKNGYSLVRNLASHGVGLSLHEEPTEIATWPDSSERRIMSDGLVFTVEPFLSLAAEWAENGDDPWTLYSSPEAPTVQYEHTVVATRHGPLIVTMAG; translated from the coding sequence ATGACAATCTCCGATGACAACGACCTCACGCGCCTGAAAGAGATCGGGCGCATCGTCGCCAATACCCTTGAGGCGATGGGGAAGGCGCTCGAACCGGGCATGACCACCTCCGAGCTGGACCAGATCGGACGAAGATTCCTGGAGACAGCCGGCGCACGTTCGGCTCCGGAGCTGGCCTATGCCTTCCCGGGGGCGACCTGCATCAGCGTGAACGAGGAGATCGCTCATGGCATCCCCGGTGACCGACGGATCGCGCGTGGCGACCTCGTCAACATCGACGTTTCAGCGGAGAAGAACGGCCTCTTCGCGGATACGGGAGCCTCGTTCGCCGTCCCGCCCGTAACCCGCGCGATCGAACGTCTTTGCAGGGATGGCCGGCGGGCCATGTGGACGGGCCTGCGGCAGGTCGGGGCTGGCAAGCCGATCGCCGGCATCGGCCAAGCCATCGGGACCTTTGCGCGGAAGAACGGCTACAGCCTTGTCAGGAACCTTGCCAGTCACGGTGTCGGCTTGTCGCTCCATGAGGAGCCGACAGAGATCGCAACATGGCCCGATTCCTCCGAACGCCGCATCATGAGCGACGGCCTGGTGTTCACCGTCGAGCCGTTCCTGTCCTTGGCCGCCGAGTGGGCAGAGAATGGCGATGATCCGTGGACGCTCTACAGCAGTCCCGAGGCGCCGACCGTGCAGTACGAGCACACCGTCGTCGCCACTCGACACGGACCTTTGATCGTTACGATGGCCGGTTAA
- a CDS encoding transglutaminase-like domain-containing protein, which translates to MIEPATSDYASHSALTDPGPYAALISGLPPDVAIVCRTLHGLLIHEAWIERQGLNPAAFAGQSRDTLPVARRLEQLLTIDQRPLTVARSGEARVLSTCRDFSLMLCGVLRHHGVPARVRCGFGRYFAGNPYDDHWVCEYWARDEQRWVLVDAQLDELHHDVLKFDFEPIDVPRTEFITGIEAWKLCRTGAIDPAQLGHGTTTGLFFARVNLARDLLALAGIETSAWDNWRAAREPHRALDDAALSQCDGIAQRGEAGAIEIAPSLVPGIRAE; encoded by the coding sequence ATGATTGAACCCGCGACGTCCGACTACGCCAGCCATAGCGCGCTCACCGATCCCGGTCCTTACGCCGCGTTGATCAGCGGCCTGCCGCCGGATGTTGCAATCGTGTGTCGCACCCTGCACGGCCTGCTGATCCACGAAGCATGGATCGAGAGGCAGGGATTGAACCCCGCGGCCTTCGCCGGTCAAAGCCGTGACACGTTGCCTGTGGCCCGGCGCCTGGAGCAACTTCTGACGATCGACCAGAGGCCGCTGACCGTCGCCCGATCGGGCGAGGCGAGAGTTTTGAGCACGTGCCGGGACTTTTCATTGATGCTGTGTGGTGTTCTGCGCCATCACGGCGTGCCGGCCCGCGTCCGCTGCGGTTTCGGCAGGTACTTCGCCGGGAATCCCTACGACGATCATTGGGTGTGCGAATATTGGGCTCGGGATGAGCAACGCTGGGTCCTCGTCGATGCTCAACTCGACGAATTGCACCACGATGTCCTCAAGTTCGATTTCGAGCCGATCGATGTGCCTCGTACGGAGTTCATCACCGGCATCGAGGCATGGAAGCTATGCCGCACCGGCGCCATCGATCCTGCGCAGCTTGGCCACGGAACGACGACCGGTCTGTTCTTTGCGCGCGTCAACCTCGCGCGCGATCTGCTCGCGCTCGCCGGGATCGAGACCTCGGCATGGGATAATTGGCGCGCCGCGCGCGAACCACATCGCGCGTTGGATGATGCAGCTCTGTCGCAATGTGACGGCATCGCGCAGCGCGGTGAGGCGGGCGCGATCGAGATCGCGCCGTCACTAGTACCCGGAATCAGAGCTGAGTGA
- the proS gene encoding proline--tRNA ligase — translation MRLSRFFLPILKENPKEAEIVSHRLMLRAGMIRQEAAGIYAWLPLGFRVLKKIEQIVREEQDRSGALELLMPTLQLADLWRESGRYDAYGPEMLRIADRHKRELLYGPTNEEMITEIFRAYVKSYKNLPLNLYHIQWKFRDEQRPRFGVMRGREFLMKDAYSFDLNEAAARVAYNKMFVAYLRTFARMGLKAIPMRAETGPIGGDLSHEFIVLAETGESGVFINRDVLDLPVPGEDVDYESDLTPIIKQWTSVYAATEDVHDAARFEQEVPEAKRLNTRGIEVGQIFYFGTKYSEPMKAMVAGPDGVDVPIHGGSYGVGVSRLLGAIIEACHDDAGIKWPEAVAPFRAVVLNLKQGDAAVDAACEKLYAELQAKGVDVLYDDTDQRAGAKFAAADLIGIPWQIMIGPKGLADGKVELKRRSDGSRETMSPADAVARLVG, via the coding sequence ATGCGGTTGTCGCGGTTCTTTCTGCCCATCCTGAAGGAAAATCCGAAAGAGGCGGAGATCGTCTCGCATCGGCTCATGCTGCGCGCCGGCATGATCCGGCAGGAGGCGGCCGGCATCTATGCCTGGCTGCCGCTCGGCTTCCGCGTGCTGAAGAAGATCGAGCAGATCGTGCGCGAGGAGCAGGACCGCTCAGGCGCACTGGAACTTCTGATGCCGACGCTCCAGCTCGCCGACCTCTGGCGCGAGAGCGGCCGCTACGACGCCTACGGTCCGGAGATGCTGCGCATCGCCGATCGCCACAAGCGCGAGCTGCTGTACGGGCCGACCAACGAGGAAATGATCACCGAGATCTTCCGCGCCTATGTGAAGTCCTACAAGAACCTGCCGCTGAATCTCTATCATATCCAATGGAAATTCCGCGACGAGCAGCGTCCGCGCTTCGGCGTGATGCGCGGCCGCGAATTCCTGATGAAGGACGCCTATTCCTTCGATCTCAACGAGGCGGCGGCGCGCGTCGCCTACAACAAGATGTTCGTCGCATATCTGCGCACCTTCGCGCGGATGGGGCTGAAGGCGATCCCGATGCGCGCCGAGACCGGGCCGATCGGCGGCGATCTCAGCCACGAATTCATTGTGCTCGCCGAAACCGGCGAATCCGGCGTGTTCATCAATCGCGACGTGCTGGACCTGCCGGTGCCGGGCGAGGACGTCGACTATGAGAGCGACCTCACGCCGATCATCAAGCAATGGACGTCGGTCTACGCTGCGACCGAGGACGTGCACGACGCCGCACGTTTCGAGCAGGAAGTGCCGGAAGCCAAGCGGCTCAACACCCGCGGCATCGAGGTCGGCCAGATCTTCTATTTCGGCACGAAGTATTCCGAGCCGATGAAGGCGATGGTGGCCGGCCCCGACGGTGTCGACGTGCCGATCCATGGCGGCTCCTACGGTGTCGGCGTCTCGCGTCTGCTCGGCGCCATCATCGAGGCCTGCCATGACGACGCCGGCATCAAATGGCCGGAAGCCGTCGCCCCGTTCCGCGCGGTGGTGCTGAACCTCAAGCAGGGCGATGCCGCGGTGGATGCGGCCTGCGAGAAGCTCTATGCGGAGCTCCAGGCCAAGGGCGTCGACGTGCTCTATGACGACACCGACCAGCGTGCCGGCGCCAAATTCGCCGCCGCCGACCTGATCGGCATTCCCTGGCAGATCATGATCGGGCCGAAGGGGCTCGCCGACGGCAAGGTCGAGCTCAAGCGGCGCAGCGACGGCTCACGCGAGACCATGTCGCCAGCGGACGCGGTCGCAAGACTTGTGGGCTGA
- a CDS encoding helix-turn-helix transcriptional regulator, which yields MADPRRVEFGDFLRSRREKLSPKTVGLPAGRRRRTAGLRREEVAQLAGIGVDWYIRLEQGRTVSPSVTTVDALARALRLSKTEHAHLKALARDGDKRAFTREIVPPPILRMIESLNQPAYIVGRRWDVLAWNAAAEQVFAFGRLPEEDRNTLLLVMTNKQTRKAYGAGWADVAKRMVAMFRATHDVWAGDPAFAELLTRLRQGSPEFVKWWEAHEIRSTSSGLKTMSHPTLGVLHFEHTSFQANDDPALKLVIYTPVTGRG from the coding sequence ATGGCCGACCCACGCCGCGTCGAATTCGGCGATTTCCTGAGGTCCCGCCGCGAAAAGCTGTCGCCGAAGACCGTCGGGCTCCCGGCGGGCAGGCGGCGGCGCACCGCGGGCCTGCGCCGCGAGGAGGTCGCCCAGCTCGCCGGCATCGGTGTCGACTGGTACATTCGCCTCGAACAGGGCCGCACCGTCAGCCCGTCGGTGACCACCGTCGACGCGCTGGCCCGCGCGCTACGGCTCAGCAAGACCGAGCATGCGCATCTGAAGGCGCTGGCGCGCGACGGCGACAAGCGCGCCTTCACGCGCGAAATCGTGCCGCCGCCGATCCTGCGGATGATCGAGAGCCTGAATCAGCCGGCCTACATTGTCGGACGGCGCTGGGACGTGCTGGCCTGGAACGCCGCCGCGGAGCAGGTGTTTGCGTTTGGGCGATTGCCTGAGGAGGATCGCAACACGCTGCTCCTCGTGATGACCAACAAGCAGACGCGAAAGGCTTACGGCGCGGGCTGGGCGGACGTGGCCAAGCGCATGGTGGCGATGTTCCGGGCCACTCACGACGTCTGGGCCGGCGATCCCGCGTTCGCCGAACTGCTGACGCGGCTGCGGCAGGGCAGCCCGGAATTCGTCAAATGGTGGGAAGCCCACGAGATCCGCAGCACGTCGTCGGGCCTCAAGACCATGTCGCATCCGACCCTCGGCGTGCTGCATTTCGAGCACACCAGCTTCCAGGCCAATGACGATCCCGCACTGAAGCTCGTGATCTACACGCCGGTGACGGGCAGAGGCTGA
- a CDS encoding lipoprotein-releasing ABC transporter permease subunit, which produces MDETMTETVQTAPFAPFEWMLSARYLRARRKEGFISVIAGFSFLGIMLGVATLIIVMAVMNGFRKELLDKILGLNGHILVQPLESPLTDWKDVADRISQVQGIRLAAPVVDGQALASSPWNASGVLVRGIRSDDLNNLTSIAKNIKQGSLEGFDDGQGVAIGRRLADQLSLHAGDSITLVAPKGAVTPMGTTPRIKPYKIVAVFEIGMSEYDLGFVFMPLAEAQAYFNRSNDVTSIEVFTTNPDRIVAFNKAVTEAAARPVFLVDWRQRNSTFFNALQVERNVMFLILTMIVLVAALNIVSGLIMLVKDKGSDIAILRTMGASQGSIMRIFLITGASIGVVGTLVGFFVGLVICLNIESIRQFLSWLTSTELFSPELYFLSKLPAEIDVGETTAVVIMALTLSFLATLYPSWRAARLDPVEALRYE; this is translated from the coding sequence ATGGATGAAACCATGACCGAAACCGTGCAAACCGCGCCTTTTGCGCCATTCGAGTGGATGCTGTCGGCGCGCTACTTGCGGGCGCGCCGTAAGGAGGGATTCATCTCGGTCATCGCCGGGTTCTCCTTCCTCGGCATCATGCTGGGCGTGGCGACGCTGATCATCGTGATGGCGGTGATGAACGGCTTCCGCAAGGAACTGCTCGACAAGATCCTGGGGCTGAACGGTCACATCCTGGTCCAGCCGTTGGAATCGCCGCTGACAGACTGGAAGGACGTCGCCGACCGCATCAGCCAGGTCCAGGGCATCCGGCTTGCCGCGCCGGTGGTGGACGGCCAGGCGCTGGCGTCCTCGCCGTGGAACGCCTCGGGCGTGCTGGTGCGCGGCATCCGCTCCGACGACCTCAACAACCTCACCTCGATTGCCAAGAACATCAAGCAGGGCTCGCTCGAAGGCTTCGACGACGGGCAGGGCGTCGCGATCGGGCGGCGCCTCGCCGACCAGCTCTCGCTGCACGCCGGCGACAGCATCACGCTGGTGGCGCCGAAGGGCGCGGTGACGCCGATGGGCACGACGCCGCGCATCAAGCCGTACAAGATCGTCGCCGTGTTCGAGATCGGCATGTCCGAATACGATCTCGGCTTCGTGTTCATGCCGCTGGCGGAGGCGCAAGCCTATTTCAACCGCAGCAACGACGTCACCTCGATCGAGGTGTTCACCACCAATCCCGATCGCATCGTCGCCTTTAACAAGGCGGTGACGGAAGCCGCGGCGCGGCCGGTGTTCCTGGTCGACTGGCGGCAGCGCAACTCGACCTTCTTCAACGCGCTCCAGGTCGAGCGCAACGTGATGTTCCTGATCCTGACCATGATCGTGCTGGTCGCGGCGCTCAACATCGTGTCCGGCCTGATCATGCTGGTGAAGGACAAGGGCAGCGACATCGCCATCCTGCGCACCATGGGCGCCTCGCAAGGCTCGATCATGCGCATCTTCCTGATCACGGGCGCCTCGATCGGCGTGGTCGGCACGCTGGTCGGCTTCTTCGTCGGCCTCGTGATCTGCCTCAACATCGAATCCATCAGGCAATTCCTGTCCTGGCTCACCAGCACCGAGCTGTTCTCGCCGGAGCTCTATTTCCTGTCGAAGCTGCCCGCCGAGATCGACGTCGGCGAGACCACGGCCGTCGTCATCATGGCGCTGACGCTGTCGTTCCTGGCGACGCTGTACCCGTCGTGGCGCGCCGCGCGCCTCGATCCCGTCGAAGCGCTCCGGTACGAGTGA
- a CDS encoding copper chaperone PCu(A)C — protein MNKLSRIFALAALSAVVFAAPASADDVKAGDLVISQAWSRATPGGAKVAGGYLTIENKGTVADKLVSVSADIAGKAEVHEMAMDNGVMKMRQLDKGLVIEPGKTVKFAPGGYHLMLQELKGPFKQGDKVPVTLQFEKAGKVAVSLDVQGVGAQAPGDGGHMMKEMPDHSGMKM, from the coding sequence ATGAACAAGCTCTCACGCATCTTCGCACTGGCGGCGCTCTCGGCCGTCGTGTTCGCCGCACCCGCGTCGGCCGACGACGTCAAGGCCGGCGATCTCGTCATCTCGCAGGCGTGGAGCCGGGCGACGCCGGGCGGCGCCAAGGTCGCGGGCGGCTATCTCACCATCGAGAACAAGGGCACGGTGGCGGACAAGCTGGTCAGCGTTTCCGCCGATATCGCCGGCAAGGCAGAGGTCCACGAGATGGCGATGGACAATGGCGTGATGAAGATGCGCCAGCTGGACAAGGGGCTCGTGATCGAGCCGGGCAAGACCGTGAAGTTCGCGCCCGGCGGCTATCATTTGATGCTCCAGGAGCTGAAGGGGCCGTTCAAGCAGGGCGACAAGGTGCCGGTGACGCTTCAGTTCGAGAAGGCCGGCAAGGTCGCCGTTTCCCTGGACGTGCAGGGCGTCGGCGCGCAGGCGCCCGGCGACGGCGGGCACATGATGAAGGAAATGCCGGACCATTCGGGAATGAAGATGTGA
- a CDS encoding YcnI family copper-binding membrane protein — MSKRTWLILLGVLAAAPANAHVFLEGKQASVGASYKAVFAVPHGCGGSPTVKIRVQIPEGVIAVKPMPKAGWSVDVVEGQYASEYDYHGNKLASGVKEVSWSGGKLPDKNYDEFVMHTVLTDKLKPNTTLYFPVVQECEAGVSRWIEIPAEGAGHSHEGKSPAPGVKLLPKP; from the coding sequence ATGTCGAAGCGAACCTGGCTGATCCTTCTCGGCGTGCTTGCGGCAGCGCCGGCAAATGCGCACGTCTTCCTCGAGGGCAAGCAGGCGAGTGTGGGGGCGTCGTACAAGGCCGTCTTCGCCGTGCCGCACGGCTGCGGGGGCTCGCCCACGGTGAAGATCCGCGTCCAGATCCCCGAAGGGGTGATCGCGGTGAAGCCGATGCCGAAGGCGGGCTGGAGCGTCGATGTCGTCGAGGGCCAATATGCCAGCGAGTACGACTATCACGGCAACAAGCTCGCCTCGGGCGTCAAGGAGGTGTCGTGGTCCGGCGGCAAGCTGCCGGACAAGAATTATGACGAGTTCGTCATGCACACGGTGCTGACCGACAAGCTCAAGCCGAACACGACCCTGTACTTCCCCGTCGTCCAGGAGTGCGAGGCCGGCGTCAGCCGCTGGATCGAAATTCCGGCGGAAGGGGCAGGGCATTCGCACGAGGGCAAGTCGCCCGCGCCTGGTGTAAAGCTGTTGCCCAAACCCTGA
- a CDS encoding zinc-binding dehydrogenase, with protein MKAAVLKSFGTPLVIENAPEPVLGTGEVIVDVVTTRVLSYMNEVFSGERNYALDLPIIPGPGGIGRVRAIGPDATKLKIGDWVFCDPTVRSRDDAIAPDIALQGLTAAGAGGMLLQKHFRHGSFAEQMRVPTENVKRLGAITSEEAAQWCALGTLLVPYGGLLAANLQAGETVLVSGATGNFGSAAVSVALAMGAACVVTPGRNETILADLVRRFGSRVKPVKLTGNEDDDREAMKRAAPGPIDCVFDIMPPSVSPTVVRAAVMTVRAYGRVVLMGGVGMAGGAGLELPYPWIMRNCITIHGVWMYPPDAASRLIALVRSGLLRLDEYKTTAFDLDHVNEAVAHAAANGGPFRLTVIRP; from the coding sequence ATGAAAGCCGCCGTACTCAAATCCTTCGGAACGCCGCTGGTGATCGAGAATGCCCCCGAACCGGTGCTCGGCACCGGCGAGGTCATCGTCGACGTCGTCACCACGCGCGTGCTGTCCTACATGAACGAAGTCTTCAGCGGCGAACGCAACTATGCACTCGATTTGCCGATCATCCCGGGCCCGGGCGGCATCGGCCGGGTGCGCGCGATCGGCCCGGACGCAACGAAGCTCAAGATCGGCGACTGGGTGTTCTGCGACCCGACGGTGCGTTCGCGCGACGACGCGATCGCGCCCGACATCGCCCTGCAGGGATTAACGGCCGCCGGCGCCGGCGGCATGCTTCTGCAAAAGCATTTTCGCCATGGCTCGTTTGCCGAGCAAATGCGGGTGCCGACCGAGAACGTCAAACGCCTTGGCGCGATCACGTCCGAGGAAGCCGCACAATGGTGCGCGCTGGGGACACTGCTGGTGCCCTATGGCGGCCTCCTCGCCGCCAACCTGCAAGCAGGCGAAACCGTGCTGGTGAGTGGCGCCACCGGCAATTTCGGCAGCGCCGCCGTCTCTGTCGCGCTCGCGATGGGCGCAGCCTGCGTGGTCACGCCCGGGCGCAACGAGACGATTCTGGCCGACCTCGTCCGCCGTTTCGGCAGCCGTGTGAAGCCGGTCAAGCTCACAGGTAACGAGGACGACGACCGCGAGGCGATGAAGCGCGCCGCGCCGGGGCCGATCGACTGCGTGTTCGACATCATGCCGCCCTCGGTGAGTCCGACTGTGGTGCGCGCGGCGGTCATGACGGTGCGCGCCTATGGCCGCGTCGTGCTGATGGGCGGCGTCGGCATGGCCGGCGGCGCGGGCCTCGAGCTGCCCTACCCCTGGATCATGCGCAACTGCATCACCATCCACGGCGTCTGGATGTACCCGCCGGATGCGGCCAGCCGCCTGATCGCGCTGGTGCGATCAGGACTCCTGCGGCTTGACGAGTACAAGACGACGGCGTTCGACCTCGATCACGTCAATGAGGCGGTGGCACACGCCGCGGCCAATGGCGGGCCGTTCAGATTGACGGTGATCCGGCCGTAG
- a CDS encoding copper resistance CopC/CopD family protein: MRVLAALATLLLIVGFATGASAHAALVSVEPASGSILKTAPKAVELRFNEAVTPGAILLIDGAGRARDDASVSASGETISVALPPDLPQGTAVVSYRVISQDGHPVSGSVVFSIGTPTATKPPTSTDSGLNALIWLARVGLYLGLFVGVGGVFFARWIAWSMIGMTVPRVALAIGIPSATASLGALGLDLLGLPPAALSTAAPWKVAFATSAGPALLVAIGAMLLALMALRSAWYARALASIALVGVGLSLAMTGHAATAPPEALTRPAIFLHGLGVSIWIGALAPLIALVSKPTIATLPVVNRFSRIAALAVGVLALTGLALAIVQLEKPAALVETRYGLILSTKLALVTGLLALAALNRFRLTPALARGEKGTPALKRSILLEGAIALAILAVVAGWRFTPPPRTIVPETPLVVHIHTDKAMFQVLVSPGKAGVDDFVLQLMTGEAAPLAAKEVTLTLSLPERGIEPMERDASLGPDGYWHVRKVELPFAGRWHVRIGALVTDFEKITLEDELEVTP; this comes from the coding sequence ATGCGCGTTCTCGCCGCGCTCGCGACGCTGCTCCTGATTGTCGGCTTCGCGACCGGCGCGTCGGCGCATGCCGCGCTCGTCTCGGTCGAGCCGGCGAGTGGCAGCATCCTGAAAACGGCGCCGAAGGCGGTGGAGCTGCGCTTCAACGAGGCGGTGACGCCGGGCGCGATTCTGCTGATCGACGGCGCGGGCAGGGCGCGGGACGACGCAAGCGTCAGCGCATCGGGCGAGACAATCTCGGTCGCGCTGCCGCCGGACCTGCCGCAGGGAACGGCGGTGGTCAGCTATCGCGTGATCTCGCAGGACGGCCATCCCGTCTCGGGATCGGTGGTCTTTTCGATTGGCACGCCGACGGCGACGAAGCCTCCGACCTCTACGGATAGCGGGCTGAACGCGCTGATCTGGCTGGCGCGGGTCGGTCTCTATCTCGGGCTGTTCGTCGGCGTCGGCGGCGTGTTCTTTGCGCGCTGGATCGCGTGGTCGATGATCGGGATGACCGTTCCGCGCGTAGCGCTCGCCATCGGTATTCCGAGTGCCACGGCGTCCCTTGGCGCGCTGGGCCTCGATCTCCTCGGGCTGCCGCCAGCGGCTCTCTCGACGGCTGCTCCCTGGAAGGTCGCATTCGCGACCAGCGCCGGCCCCGCGCTGCTGGTTGCCATTGGCGCGATGCTGCTTGCCTTGATGGCGTTGCGCAGCGCTTGGTATGCGCGTGCTCTTGCGAGCATCGCGCTCGTCGGCGTCGGCCTGTCGCTCGCGATGACGGGGCACGCTGCAACGGCGCCGCCTGAGGCGTTGACCCGGCCGGCGATCTTTCTCCACGGCCTCGGCGTCAGCATCTGGATCGGTGCTCTCGCGCCGCTCATCGCGCTGGTGTCGAAGCCGACGATCGCGACTCTTCCCGTCGTGAACCGCTTTTCGCGCATCGCTGCGCTGGCGGTCGGCGTGCTGGCCTTGACCGGCCTCGCACTCGCGATCGTTCAGCTCGAAAAGCCGGCAGCGCTGGTCGAGACCCGCTACGGACTGATTCTCTCGACCAAGCTTGCGTTGGTCACAGGATTGCTGGCGCTCGCCGCGCTGAATCGGTTCCGGCTGACGCCGGCCCTCGCCCGGGGCGAGAAAGGAACGCCCGCGCTCAAGCGCTCGATCCTGCTGGAAGGCGCGATTGCACTCGCGATCCTTGCCGTTGTCGCCGGCTGGCGCTTCACGCCGCCGCCGCGGACCATCGTTCCGGAGACGCCCTTGGTGGTCCACATCCATACCGACAAGGCGATGTTCCAGGTCCTGGTTTCGCCGGGCAAGGCCGGTGTCGATGACTTCGTGCTCCAGCTCATGACCGGTGAAGCGGCGCCGCTGGCGGCCAAGGAGGTGACGCTGACCCTGAGCCTGCCCGAGCGCGGTATCGAGCCGATGGAGCGGGACGCCTCGCTCGGGCCGGATGGCTATTGGCATGTGCGCAAGGTCGAGCTGCCCTTTGCCGGCCGCTGGCATGTGCGGATCGGTGCGCTGGTGACCGACTTCGAGAAGATCACGCTCGAGGACGAGCTTGAGGTGACGCCGTAA
- a CDS encoding ABC transporter ATP-binding protein, giving the protein MEQQQGAEDVPVIYLHEIKRQYLQGEVPLTILDGAKLALWAGQSVALVAPSGSGKSTLLHIAGLLEAPDSGEVYVNGAPTSQLPDIERTQLRRTDIGFVYQSHRLLPEFSALENVMLPQMIRGLKKSESVKRAKEILGYLGLGDRITHRPAELSGGEQQRVAIARAVANAPRVLFADEPTGNLDPHTADHVFQALMQLVKATRVSMLIATHNMELAGRMDRRVSLSDGQVVELE; this is encoded by the coding sequence ATGGAGCAGCAACAGGGGGCTGAGGATGTTCCGGTCATTTATCTCCACGAGATAAAGCGGCAGTACTTGCAGGGCGAGGTACCGCTGACGATCCTGGACGGCGCCAAGCTTGCGCTGTGGGCCGGACAGTCGGTCGCGCTGGTGGCGCCGTCGGGCTCGGGCAAGTCGACGCTGCTGCACATCGCGGGGCTGCTGGAGGCGCCCGATTCCGGCGAGGTCTACGTCAATGGCGCGCCGACCTCGCAACTTCCGGACATCGAGCGCACGCAGCTTCGCCGCACCGACATCGGCTTCGTCTACCAGTCGCACCGGCTGCTGCCGGAGTTCTCGGCGCTGGAGAACGTCATGCTGCCGCAGATGATCCGCGGCCTGAAGAAGTCCGAGAGCGTCAAGCGCGCCAAGGAGATCCTGGGCTATCTCGGCCTCGGCGACCGCATCACCCATCGCCCGGCGGAGCTGTCGGGCGGCGAGCAGCAGCGCGTCGCGATCGCGCGCGCGGTGGCGAATGCGCCGCGCGTGCTGTTTGCGGACGAGCCGACCGGTAACCTCGATCCGCACACGGCGGACCACGTGTTCCAGGCCCTGATGCAGCTCGTCAAGGCGACGCGGGTCTCGATGCTAATCGCGACCCACAACATGGAGCTCGCCGGCCGCATGGACCGGCGGGTCTCGCTGTCGGACGGCCAGGTGGTCGAGCTCGAATAA
- a CDS encoding MFS transporter: MSISPQATSLRATAASAPPHLAIVLFSLAMGGFAIGTTEFASMSLLPFFAADLRVDEPTAGHAISAYALGVVLGAPLIAVLGARFARRTQLLALMAVFALGNALTSLAPGFGWMIAARFLAGLPHGAYFGIAALVAASLVPQHRRSRAIGQVMLGLTGATIIGVPLANLVGQTVGWRASFGLVSLLALLTVLLCALFAPRDQAGRSDPLRELDALRSGRVWITLAIGAIGFGGMFAVYTYLATTLIEVTKVSPAVIPFFLAVFGVGATLGNLFVPRFADRALMPTAGVILLFSAVALLVFPLAAGNPWLLAIDIFAIGAGVSLGAILQTRLMDVAGDAQALAAALNHSAFNTANALGPFLGGLAIREGLGWTSTGPVGAALALLGFLIWIVASRDAGSAPVQITSELDAAPLKNAAARPSPPLAPDDQSRSASHRDPVAGDA, from the coding sequence ATGTCGATATCGCCTCAAGCGACCTCGCTCCGCGCGACCGCGGCCTCCGCGCCCCCTCACCTCGCCATCGTCCTGTTCTCGCTCGCGATGGGCGGCTTTGCGATCGGAACCACCGAATTCGCATCGATGAGCCTGCTGCCGTTCTTCGCCGCCGACCTTCGGGTCGACGAGCCGACCGCGGGACACGCGATCAGTGCCTACGCGCTCGGCGTGGTGCTGGGCGCACCGCTGATCGCCGTGCTTGGTGCGCGCTTCGCCCGGCGCACGCAGCTCCTGGCCCTGATGGCCGTGTTCGCGCTCGGCAATGCGCTCACCTCGCTTGCGCCGGGGTTTGGCTGGATGATCGCGGCCCGTTTTCTCGCAGGGCTGCCGCATGGCGCCTATTTCGGCATCGCCGCGCTGGTCGCAGCCTCGCTCGTTCCTCAACATCGCCGCTCGCGGGCGATCGGCCAGGTGATGCTCGGCCTGACTGGCGCCACGATCATCGGCGTGCCCCTGGCCAATCTGGTCGGCCAGACGGTCGGCTGGCGCGCCAGCTTCGGCCTCGTGTCGCTGCTGGCCCTGCTCACGGTCCTGCTTTGCGCCCTGTTCGCGCCGCGCGACCAGGCCGGCAGGTCGGACCCGCTGCGAGAGCTCGACGCCCTCAGAAGCGGCCGCGTCTGGATCACGCTGGCGATCGGCGCCATCGGCTTCGGCGGCATGTTCGCCGTCTATACCTACCTCGCAACGACATTGATCGAGGTCACCAAGGTCAGCCCCGCGGTGATTCCGTTCTTTCTCGCCGTGTTCGGCGTCGGCGCCACGCTCGGCAATCTGTTCGTGCCGCGCTTCGCGGACCGCGCCTTGATGCCGACGGCGGGCGTCATTCTCTTGTTCTCGGCGGTCGCGCTGCTGGTGTTTCCGCTTGCGGCCGGCAATCCCTGGCTGCTGGCGATCGACATCTTCGCGATCGGCGCCGGCGTCTCGCTCGGCGCCATCCTCCAGACCCGGCTGATGGACGTCGCGGGCGACGCGCAGGCGCTCGCCGCCGCGCTGAACCATTCGGCGTTCAACACCGCCAACGCGCTCGGCCCGTTCCTCGGCGGCCTTGCCATTCGCGAGGGGCTGGGCTGGACCTCCACCGGGCCCGTCGGCGCTGCACTCGCGCTTCTCGGCTTCCTGATCTGGATCGTCGCCTCTCGCGACGCCGGATCTGCGCCGGTCCAGATCACCTCAGAACTCGACGCTGCTCCGCTGAAGAACGCTGCCGCAAGACCGTCGCCACCGCTGGCGCCGGATGACCAGAGCCGTTCGGCTTCTCACAGGGATCCGGTGGCAGGTGACGCATGA